Proteins encoded together in one Anoxybacillus flavithermus window:
- a CDS encoding replication initiation and membrane attachment family protein, which yields MEYSWKELIAVDRYIVHANGVLSELDRKVLTLLYQPLIGAQAYSLYMTLWSELEQTRLWSEETTHHSLMAIMQCSLPTIYAERLKLEGIGLLNTYMKRTNADDERVFIYELRLPLTPEQFFTDGVLNVFLYDRVGKTKFQKLKKFFSDRAIDRTSFVPVTRSFHDVFSSIQPEKMIHKLGDEAKQEVTLQDGHQYIGKEQAMYTMQDDIFDFDAFYAGLSHHLVPRRAITAKVKDAIKKLAFLYGIGPLDMQKIVMSVIDPAEQIDIESLRKAAQEWYQFERGEALPRLYDRVQPLAERTMAHVEPKNEEEYLMKQLETVSPRQLLMDFSGGAEPALADLQLIEEMMFKQKLPPGVMNVLIYYVMLRTDMKLPKKYVEKIASSWARKKVRTVKQAMELAKKEAREYETFMKEKEQKGSKKPIRTELLPDWLQTDYSQFERKQAKTEEELEQKRRELEERLKKPKS from the coding sequence ATGGAATATAGTTGGAAAGAATTAATTGCGGTCGACCGATATATTGTCCACGCCAATGGTGTTTTAAGTGAACTAGATCGGAAAGTATTGACACTGTTATATCAACCGTTAATTGGTGCGCAAGCGTATAGTTTATATATGACGTTATGGAGCGAACTTGAGCAAACACGCTTATGGAGTGAAGAGACGACACACCATAGTTTAATGGCAATTATGCAATGCAGTTTGCCAACGATATACGCTGAACGTTTAAAACTTGAGGGAATCGGGTTGTTAAATACGTATATGAAGCGAACGAATGCAGATGATGAACGCGTATTTATTTACGAGCTTCGCCTTCCCCTTACACCAGAACAATTTTTCACTGATGGTGTGTTAAATGTATTTTTATATGATCGTGTAGGAAAAACGAAATTTCAAAAGTTGAAAAAGTTTTTTTCTGATCGTGCTATCGATCGCACTTCTTTTGTACCTGTGACGCGCTCATTTCACGATGTATTTTCATCGATCCAGCCTGAAAAAATGATTCATAAGTTAGGCGACGAAGCGAAGCAAGAAGTAACGCTCCAAGACGGGCATCAGTATATAGGAAAAGAACAAGCGATGTATACGATGCAAGATGATATATTTGATTTTGACGCATTTTATGCAGGACTGTCTCATCATCTCGTCCCACGTCGTGCGATTACTGCAAAAGTGAAAGATGCGATCAAAAAGCTAGCTTTTTTATATGGCATTGGCCCGCTTGACATGCAAAAAATTGTGATGAGCGTCATCGATCCCGCAGAACAAATTGATATCGAATCATTAAGAAAAGCGGCGCAAGAATGGTATCAATTTGAACGTGGTGAGGCGCTTCCGCGGCTATATGATCGCGTGCAACCGTTAGCGGAGCGGACGATGGCGCATGTCGAGCCAAAAAACGAAGAAGAATATTTAATGAAACAGCTCGAAACCGTTTCACCGAGACAGTTGCTTATGGACTTTTCTGGTGGAGCTGAACCGGCGTTAGCGGATTTGCAGCTAATTGAAGAAATGATGTTTAAGCAAAAACTGCCACCAGGCGTCATGAATGTACTTATTTATTACGTTATGTTGCGTACAGATATGAAGCTTCCGAAAAAATATGTTGAAAAAATTGCAAGTTCATGGGCTCGGAAAAAAGTGCGGACAGTGAAGCAAGCGATGGAATTAGCGAAAAAAGAAGCGCGTGAATATGAAACATTTATGAAAGAAAAAGAACAAAAAGGCTCTAAAAAGCCGATTCGTACCGAATTGTTGCCAGATTGGCTCCAAACAGATTACTCACAATTTGAGCGGAAACAAGCGAAAACGGAAGAAGAATTAGAACAAAAAAGGCGCGAGTTGGAAGAACGGTTGAAAAAGCCGAAAAGTTAG
- the dnaI gene encoding primosomal protein DnaI has protein sequence MKPIRETIHHLLNRHDFKERYEAMKRDILNDPHVQSFLRGHDVTDAMLNRHLGKLYEFVQQSKHCERCSSLEQCPNLLKGYTPHLIWQGKNIDVQYERCARKVQEDERKKQQSLIRSLFIPRDMLQASFDKLETDDLGRIEAIELANTFASTYEVGKRIKGLYLYGSFGVGKTYLLAAMANELAQRHIASFLVYVPEFVRSLKSSLQTDAFQDTIEYAKQVPVLMLDDLGAELMSSWWRDEVLGPILQYRMLEHLPTCFTSNFDLKRLTHHLAHSQRGEEEQVKAARMIERIVYLATPIEMKGKNRRIEM, from the coding sequence ATGAAACCAATTCGGGAAACAATCCATCATTTGTTGAATCGCCATGATTTTAAAGAACGATATGAGGCGATGAAACGCGATATTTTAAACGATCCACACGTTCAATCGTTTTTACGTGGTCATGATGTGACAGATGCGATGTTAAATCGCCATCTTGGCAAATTGTATGAGTTTGTACAACAAAGTAAACATTGTGAGCGTTGTTCAAGTTTAGAACAGTGTCCTAATTTGCTGAAAGGTTATACACCACATTTAATTTGGCAAGGGAAAAACATTGATGTGCAATACGAGCGCTGTGCTCGCAAAGTGCAAGAAGATGAACGAAAAAAACAACAGTCGCTCATTCGTAGTTTGTTTATCCCGCGTGATATGTTACAAGCATCATTTGATAAGTTAGAAACGGACGATCTTGGACGTATTGAAGCGATCGAACTTGCGAATACATTTGCATCGACGTATGAAGTAGGTAAACGAATAAAAGGGTTATATTTATATGGGTCATTTGGAGTAGGAAAAACATACTTGTTAGCAGCGATGGCGAATGAATTAGCTCAAAGACATATTGCTTCATTTCTTGTGTACGTGCCGGAATTTGTTCGTTCATTAAAATCATCTCTTCAAACGGATGCGTTTCAAGATACGATTGAATATGCAAAACAAGTCCCTGTGCTTATGCTCGATGATTTAGGGGCAGAACTTATGTCAAGTTGGTGGCGCGATGAGGTGCTCGGGCCGATTTTACAATATCGCATGCTTGAGCATTTACCAACATGTTTTACATCCAATTTTGACTTAAAACGTCTTACTCATCATCTCGCCCATTCGCAGCGCGGTGAAGAAGAACAAGTGAAAGCGGCGCGAATGATTGAGCGAATTGTCTATTTAGCTACTCCGATCGAAATGAAAGGAAAAAATCGACGAATCGAAATGTGA
- the ytxC gene encoding putative sporulation protein YtxC: MIYIVFQDGQDAQRLFAELSKAPQPYGKLLYDDKTITIFFHEQDVAHMRALFIPIFTSCIIRAFEARWILSIISRTFFYENEEEQQQILQLTYSFIDGERYDYRLGKKMSTPREQLIAKSLHECLHEGVFSFESLMTFRLKPYYDRLMHYVELAIDEYKLEQEYQAFVQLLREIVSSRQPQMNVLHLVYENDTFQFFDDCFFHLSSQQLKQFIDRRLMVSQPMYIDTSVLAPLVSIAPEKIYMYTDVTDVGMIQTIQNVFQERIELRPPLDFPKKYAYNDIHNE; encoded by the coding sequence TTGATTTATATCGTATTTCAAGATGGACAAGATGCGCAACGACTATTTGCTGAATTAAGTAAAGCACCACAACCGTATGGGAAATTGCTTTACGATGACAAGACGATTACTATTTTCTTTCATGAACAAGATGTTGCGCACATGCGCGCATTGTTTATTCCGATTTTTACTTCATGTATCATTCGAGCGTTTGAAGCACGTTGGATTTTATCAATTATTTCACGCACGTTTTTTTATGAAAATGAAGAAGAACAACAACAAATTTTACAGCTTACTTACTCGTTTATTGACGGGGAAAGGTACGACTATCGTCTCGGAAAAAAAATGAGTACGCCGCGCGAACAACTTATTGCTAAATCTCTACATGAATGTTTACATGAAGGCGTATTTTCATTTGAGTCGCTTATGACTTTTCGTTTAAAGCCATATTATGATCGGCTTATGCATTATGTTGAATTAGCGATTGATGAATACAAACTAGAACAAGAATATCAAGCGTTCGTGCAATTGCTGCGCGAAATTGTTTCATCACGACAGCCACAAATGAACGTCCTTCATTTAGTATATGAAAATGATACGTTTCAATTTTTCGACGATTGCTTTTTTCACTTATCTTCTCAACAATTAAAGCAGTTTATTGATCGTCGTCTCATGGTGAGTCAGCCGATGTACATTGATACATCTGTATTAGCACCACTCGTGTCGATAGCACCGGAAAAAATATATATGTATACAGATGTCACAGATGTAGGGATGATTCAAACGATTCAAAACGTATTCCAAGAGCGAATTGAGCTACGACCACCTCTTGATTTTCCAAAAAAATATGCTTATAATGACATACATAATGAATAA
- the thrS gene encoding threonine--tRNA ligase, translated as MADVVKITFPDGAVKEFPKGVTTEDIAASISPGLKKKAIAGKLNERMIDLRTPIEEDGAISIITQDMPEALDILRHSTAHLMAQAVKRLYKNVKLGVGPVIENGFYYDIDVDVPITAEDLPKIEQEMKKIVKENLDIVRKEVSREEAIRRYEEIGDPLKIELIHDIPEGEVVSIYEQGEFFDLCRGVHVPSTGKIKEFKLLSVAGAYWRGDSKNKMLQRIYGTAFFKKEDLDEYLRLLQEAKERDHRKLGKELDLFMTSQKVGQGLPLWLPKGATIRRTIERYIVDKELSLGYQHVYTPVLGSVELYKTSGHWDHYKDGMFPPMEMDNEQLVLRPMNCPHHMMVYKHKIHSYRELPIRIAELGTMHRYEMSGALTGLQRVRGMTLNDAHIFVRPDQIKEEFKRVVNLILDVYKDFGLTDYSFRLSYRDPQDKEKYYDDDAMWEKAQSMLKEAMDELGLDYYEAEGEAAFYGPKLDVQVRTALGKDETLSTVQLDFLLPERFDLTYIGEDGKPHRPVVIHRGVVSTMERFVAFLIEEYKGAFPTWLAPVQVQVIPVAPSVHMDYAYEVKHALQSAGLRVEVDEREEKIGYKIREAQMQKIPYMLVVGDNEVNERAVNVRKYGEQKSETMPLDAFVDFITKEVRK; from the coding sequence TTGGCGGATGTAGTAAAAATTACATTTCCAGATGGAGCAGTAAAGGAGTTTCCGAAAGGAGTGACAACGGAAGACATTGCGGCTTCCATTAGCCCAGGACTGAAGAAAAAAGCGATTGCAGGAAAGCTAAATGAGCGCATGATCGATTTACGCACACCGATTGAAGAAGATGGTGCCATTTCAATTATTACACAAGATATGCCAGAGGCGCTTGATATTTTGCGTCATAGCACAGCGCACTTAATGGCGCAAGCGGTGAAACGACTATATAAAAATGTAAAACTTGGCGTTGGCCCTGTCATCGAAAACGGCTTTTACTACGATATTGATGTCGATGTCCCAATTACAGCGGAAGACTTACCGAAAATTGAACAAGAAATGAAAAAAATCGTAAAAGAAAACTTAGACATCGTTCGAAAAGAAGTAAGTCGTGAAGAAGCGATTCGTCGCTATGAAGAAATTGGCGATCCGTTAAAAATTGAACTCATTCATGACATTCCAGAAGGAGAAGTTGTCTCCATTTACGAGCAAGGGGAATTTTTCGATCTTTGTCGCGGTGTGCACGTGCCGTCAACAGGAAAAATTAAAGAGTTTAAACTGTTAAGCGTGGCAGGTGCGTATTGGCGTGGCGACAGTAAAAACAAAATGTTGCAACGCATTTACGGCACAGCCTTTTTCAAAAAAGAAGACTTAGACGAATATTTACGTCTTTTACAAGAAGCAAAAGAGCGCGATCATCGCAAGCTAGGAAAAGAACTTGATTTATTTATGACATCACAAAAAGTTGGACAAGGATTGCCACTTTGGCTTCCAAAAGGTGCGACGATTCGCCGAACAATTGAACGTTACATCGTCGATAAAGAGCTATCCCTCGGTTATCAGCACGTATATACACCGGTGCTTGGTAGCGTGGAATTATATAAAACGTCTGGCCATTGGGATCATTATAAGGATGGCATGTTCCCACCGATGGAGATGGATAATGAGCAGCTCGTATTACGCCCAATGAACTGTCCACATCATATGATGGTATATAAACATAAAATTCATAGCTATCGCGAACTGCCAATTCGCATCGCAGAACTCGGCACGATGCATCGTTACGAAATGTCTGGTGCGCTTACAGGCTTGCAACGTGTGCGCGGCATGACATTGAATGATGCACATATTTTCGTGCGCCCAGATCAAATTAAAGAAGAATTTAAACGCGTCGTGAATTTAATTTTAGACGTATATAAAGACTTCGGTTTAACAGACTATTCATTCCGTCTATCGTATCGCGATCCGCAAGATAAAGAAAAATATTATGACGACGATGCGATGTGGGAAAAAGCACAAAGCATGTTAAAAGAGGCGATGGACGAGCTTGGGCTTGACTATTACGAAGCGGAAGGTGAAGCGGCGTTTTACGGTCCAAAGTTAGATGTTCAAGTGCGTACGGCGCTAGGAAAAGACGAGACGTTATCGACTGTTCAGCTTGACTTCTTGTTGCCGGAACGTTTTGATTTAACATATATCGGTGAAGATGGAAAACCGCATCGCCCAGTCGTTATTCATCGTGGTGTTGTATCGACGATGGAACGCTTCGTTGCCTTTCTAATTGAAGAGTACAAAGGAGCGTTCCCAACATGGCTAGCACCAGTGCAAGTACAAGTCATTCCGGTCGCTCCATCCGTTCATATGGATTATGCGTATGAAGTGAAACATGCGTTACAATCAGCAGGCTTGCGTGTCGAAGTCGATGAGCGTGAAGAAAAAATCGGCTATAAAATTCGTGAAGCACAAATGCAAAAAATTCCGTACATGCTTGTTGTAGGTGATAATGAAGTAAACGAACGAGCAGTGAACGTACGAAAATACGGTGAACAAAAAAGTGAAACGATGCCGCTTGATGCGTTTGTTGATTTCATCACAAAAGAAGTACGAAAATAG
- the infC gene encoding translation initiation factor IF-3, producing MKKPWRWLVISKDFIINENIRAREVRLVDPNGEQLGIKTKQEALEIAARLNLDLVMVAPNAKPPVCRIMDYGKFRFEQQKKEKEARKKQKVINVKEVRLSPTIEEHDFNTKLRNARKFLEKGDKVKATIRFKGRAITHKEIGQRVLDRFAEACADIGTVETAPKMDGRSMFLVLAPKNDK from the coding sequence TTGAAAAAACCGTGGAGGTGGCTAGTTATTAGCAAAGATTTTATTATTAATGAGAACATTCGGGCACGTGAAGTTCGTTTAGTCGATCCAAATGGAGAGCAACTTGGGATCAAAACGAAACAAGAAGCGTTAGAAATTGCAGCGCGTTTAAATTTAGACTTAGTGATGGTTGCACCAAATGCGAAACCGCCAGTATGCCGCATTATGGATTATGGCAAGTTCCGCTTCGAGCAACAAAAGAAGGAAAAAGAAGCGCGTAAAAAGCAAAAAGTGATTAACGTAAAAGAAGTTCGTTTAAGCCCAACGATCGAAGAACATGACTTCAACACGAAATTGCGCAACGCGCGGAAGTTCCTTGAAAAAGGAGATAAAGTGAAAGCGACGATTCGCTTTAAAGGACGTGCGATTACGCATAAAGAAATTGGTCAGCGCGTGCTTGATCGATTTGCTGAAGCATGTGCGGATATTGGTACGGTTGAGACGGCTCCAAAAATGGATGGCCGCAGTATGTTTTTAGTGCTAGCACCGAAAAACGACAAATAA
- the rpmI gene encoding 50S ribosomal protein L35, with amino-acid sequence MPKMKTHKGSAKRFKKTGTGQLKRSHAFTSHLFANKTQKQKRKLRKATLVSKGDFKRIRQLLDNVK; translated from the coding sequence ATGCCAAAAATGAAAACTCACAAAGGCTCAGCGAAGCGTTTCAAAAAGACAGGAACTGGTCAATTAAAACGTTCACACGCATTCACTAGCCACTTATTCGCTAACAAAACACAAAAACAAAAGCGTAAACTTCGTAAAGCAACGCTTGTATCAAAAGGCGATTTCAAACGTATTCGTCAATTGTTAGATAACGTAAAATAA
- the rplT gene encoding 50S ribosomal protein L20 — protein MPRVKGGTVTRRRRKKILKLAKGYFGSKHRLYKVANQQVMKSLMYAYRDRRQRKRDFRKLWITRINAAARMNGLSYSRLMHGLKLAGIEVNRKMLADLAVNDAAAFTQLANIAKENLNK, from the coding sequence ATGCCACGTGTAAAAGGCGGTACAGTCACACGCAGACGTCGTAAAAAAATTCTTAAACTAGCAAAAGGATATTTCGGTTCGAAACATCGTTTATATAAAGTTGCAAACCAACAAGTGATGAAATCGTTAATGTACGCGTATCGCGATCGTCGTCAACGTAAACGCGACTTCCGTAAACTTTGGATTACGCGCATTAACGCAGCAGCGCGCATGAACGGTCTTTCTTACAGCCGTTTAATGCACGGATTAAAACTTGCAGGTATCGAAGTAAACCGCAAAATGCTTGCTGATTTAGCAGTAAACGATGCAGCGGCATTCACACAACTTGCAAACATCGCAAAAGAAAATTTAAACAAGTAA
- a CDS encoding dUTP diphosphatase, with amino-acid sequence MDVRKLFDMQRQLDERIETERGLRGERLVERKLLALLVEIGELANETRCFKFWSSKPKAADETILEEYVDGLHFILSLGLDLSLHEGVQWPNVQESRPLVDQFLRVFEAVHAFRGQLNEEAYNQLVYAYAQLAHALSFTAQQIERAYIAKNEVNHERQNHNY; translated from the coding sequence ATGGATGTAAGAAAATTATTCGATATGCAGCGGCAATTGGACGAACGAATTGAGACGGAGCGCGGATTGCGTGGTGAACGTTTAGTCGAGCGCAAGTTGTTAGCTCTTCTTGTTGAAATCGGGGAACTTGCGAATGAAACACGTTGCTTCAAGTTTTGGAGCTCAAAACCGAAAGCAGCAGATGAAACGATTTTAGAAGAATATGTCGACGGTCTTCACTTTATTTTATCGCTCGGGCTCGACCTTTCTTTACATGAGGGTGTACAATGGCCAAACGTACAAGAAAGCCGACCGCTTGTTGATCAATTTTTACGCGTATTTGAGGCGGTTCACGCGTTTCGTGGACAGCTAAATGAAGAAGCATACAATCAACTAGTGTATGCGTACGCTCAGCTTGCTCATGCTCTCTCTTTTACTGCCCAGCAAATTGAACGTGCGTACATCGCGAAAAACGAAGTAAATCATGAACGACAAAATCACAATTATTAA
- a CDS encoding M42 family metallopeptidase: MKKLDETLTMLKALTDAKGVPGNEREVREVMRSYIAPYADEVTTDRLGSLIAKKVGKENGPKVMIAGHLDEVGFMVTQIDEKGFIRFQPLGGWWSQVMLAQRVTIVTQKGDITGVIGSKPPHILPVEARRKPVEIKDMFIDIGASSRDEAIEWGVRPGDAIVPYFEFTVMNNEKMLLAKAWDNRIGCAVAIDVLKQLKDVEHPNVVYGVGTVQEEVGLRGARTSAFAIEPDIAFAVDVGIAGDTPGVSEKDAMGKLGGGPHIVLYDATLVSHKGLREFVISVAEEMNIPYRFDAMPGGGTDAGAIHMTMRGVPALTISIPTRYIHSHAALLHRDDYEQTVKLLVEVIKRLDEGKVKEITFD, translated from the coding sequence GTGAAAAAGCTCGATGAAACGTTAACGATGTTGAAGGCGTTAACGGATGCAAAAGGCGTTCCAGGAAATGAACGGGAAGTACGTGAAGTGATGAGATCGTATATCGCTCCGTATGCGGATGAAGTGACGACGGACCGCCTCGGAAGTTTAATTGCGAAAAAAGTAGGAAAAGAAAACGGACCAAAAGTGATGATTGCGGGTCATTTAGATGAAGTTGGTTTTATGGTGACGCAAATTGATGAAAAAGGCTTTATTCGTTTCCAACCGCTTGGCGGCTGGTGGAGCCAAGTCATGCTCGCTCAACGTGTGACGATCGTGACGCAAAAAGGCGACATCACAGGTGTCATCGGTTCAAAACCGCCACACATTTTACCTGTAGAAGCAAGAAGAAAGCCTGTTGAAATAAAAGATATGTTTATTGACATCGGAGCTTCGAGCCGTGACGAAGCGATCGAGTGGGGAGTGCGCCCTGGCGATGCGATTGTACCATATTTTGAATTTACGGTCATGAACAATGAAAAAATGTTGCTTGCGAAAGCATGGGATAACCGCATCGGTTGCGCAGTTGCTATTGATGTGTTGAAACAATTAAAAGATGTGGAGCATCCAAACGTCGTGTATGGCGTCGGAACCGTGCAAGAAGAAGTAGGCTTGCGCGGTGCGCGAACATCTGCTTTTGCGATCGAACCAGATATTGCGTTTGCGGTTGATGTTGGCATTGCTGGTGATACACCAGGTGTATCAGAAAAAGATGCGATGGGAAAACTCGGAGGTGGACCGCATATCGTTTTATACGATGCAACGCTCGTTTCTCATAAAGGATTGCGTGAATTTGTCATTAGTGTCGCAGAAGAAATGAACATTCCATACCGTTTTGACGCGATGCCAGGCGGCGGAACAGACGCTGGTGCGATCCATATGACGATGCGCGGCGTTCCAGCGCTCACCATTTCCATCCCAACGCGCTACATTCACTCTCACGCTGCCCTTCTTCACCGCGATGACTACGAACAAACAGTAAAACTACTAGTCGAAGTCATTAAGCGTCTCGATGAAGGAAAAGTGAAAGAAATTACGTTTGATTAA
- a CDS encoding galactokinase has protein sequence MIEYLKNEYIKAFQGGYGRSSVFFAPGRVNLIGEHTDYNGGYVLPCSLHMGTYAVARLNDDGMIRLYSKNFHEDGIVSVTKDELAYDERHGWANYPKGIIRALMPRDAQNGIDVLYYGNIPNGAGLSSSASIELVTAVMLNYLFELNIEMLELVKISQQVENEYIGVNCGIMDQFAVGMGKAGHALLLDCQTLQYEYLPLSLEDCSIVIANTNKKRGLADSAYNERRATCEQALTKLQQYVRINSLGDMTMEQFNQYAHVLSPIEQKRVRHVVSENERTKQAAFALQQGDLYTFGQLMRQSHESLRDDYEVTGKELDTLVEAAWKHEGTIGARMTGAGFGGCTVNIVKDDHIPSFIEQVGQMYEMEIGYAPSFYVAKIGDGAKQLTKEGESIR, from the coding sequence ATGATTGAATATTTAAAAAATGAATATATAAAAGCATTTCAAGGGGGATATGGAAGATCATCTGTCTTCTTCGCCCCCGGCCGTGTTAATTTAATTGGGGAACATACAGATTATAACGGAGGATACGTTCTCCCGTGTTCGCTGCATATGGGGACGTATGCGGTCGCTCGGTTGAATGATGATGGGATGATTCGGCTCTATTCAAAAAACTTTCATGAAGATGGAATTGTCTCTGTGACAAAAGATGAACTTGCATATGACGAACGTCATGGATGGGCGAATTATCCAAAGGGAATCATTCGAGCACTTATGCCGAGAGATGCACAAAATGGGATTGACGTCTTATACTATGGCAATATTCCGAATGGGGCAGGCTTGTCTTCGTCCGCGTCGATTGAGCTCGTTACGGCTGTCATGTTGAACTATTTGTTTGAATTAAATATCGAGATGTTGGAATTAGTGAAGATTAGCCAACAAGTAGAAAACGAATATATCGGTGTTAATTGTGGCATTATGGATCAATTTGCGGTTGGAATGGGAAAAGCAGGTCATGCGCTACTGCTCGATTGCCAAACGCTTCAATACGAATATTTGCCCCTGTCTTTGGAAGATTGCTCGATCGTCATTGCCAATACGAATAAAAAGAGGGGATTAGCTGATTCAGCATATAACGAGCGACGTGCGACATGCGAGCAGGCGTTGACGAAATTACAACAATATGTACGCATCAACTCGCTTGGAGATATGACGATGGAACAGTTTAATCAATATGCACATGTATTGTCTCCGATCGAACAAAAAAGGGTGCGACATGTCGTTTCAGAGAATGAGCGGACAAAGCAAGCGGCTTTCGCTTTACAACAAGGTGATTTATATACGTTTGGACAATTGATGCGTCAATCACATGAATCATTGCGTGATGATTATGAAGTGACGGGAAAAGAGTTAGATACGCTTGTTGAAGCGGCATGGAAACATGAAGGTACAATAGGAGCACGTATGACGGGGGCAGGCTTTGGTGGTTGTACTGTAAATATTGTAAAGGACGATCATATTCCATCGTTTATTGAGCAAGTCGGTCAAATGTATGAAATGGAGATTGGTTATGCCCCAAGTTTTTATGTAGCTAAAATTGGCGATGGGGCAAAACAGCTTACAAAAGAAGGAGAGAGCATACGATGA
- the galE gene encoding UDP-glucose 4-epimerase GalE: MILVCGGAGYIGSHAVYRLIEKGERVAVVDNLQTGHRKAVHPEAIFYEGDIRHRDFLSSVFKKHEIDTVIHFAANSLVGESVKQPLAYYNNNVYGTEVLLDVMNEYGVKQIVFSSTAAVYGEPKQIPIQETDETNPESPYGETKLAMEKMMKWVNVAHGIRYISLRYFNVAGAYGTMLGEDHRPETHLIPLILQVPLRKREEIHIFGDDYDTPDGTCIRDYIHVLDLVDAHLLAVEKLRNGGESNIYNLGNGNGFSVKEVIEAARRVTGHPIPEKVVPRRPGDPARLVASSEKAKRELGWKPLYTTIEEIVASAWEWHQANPNGYEEV, from the coding sequence ATGATTCTCGTTTGCGGTGGGGCTGGATACATTGGAAGTCATGCAGTGTATCGTTTAATCGAAAAAGGAGAAAGAGTTGCTGTCGTGGATAATTTACAAACAGGACATCGAAAAGCTGTTCATCCAGAGGCGATATTTTATGAAGGTGATATTCGGCATCGCGACTTTTTGAGTAGCGTATTTAAAAAGCATGAGATCGATACGGTTATTCATTTTGCAGCCAACTCCCTTGTTGGTGAAAGTGTGAAACAGCCGTTAGCTTATTACAACAACAACGTTTATGGAACAGAAGTGTTGCTTGATGTGATGAATGAATATGGCGTCAAACAAATTGTTTTCTCCTCAACGGCTGCGGTGTATGGGGAACCAAAACAAATTCCGATTCAAGAAACAGATGAAACAAACCCTGAAAGTCCGTATGGAGAAACAAAACTAGCGATGGAAAAAATGATGAAATGGGTGAACGTTGCACACGGTATTCGTTACATTTCTTTACGATATTTTAATGTTGCTGGAGCGTATGGAACGATGCTTGGTGAAGATCATCGTCCGGAGACCCATTTAATTCCACTTATTTTGCAAGTGCCGCTACGGAAACGAGAAGAGATCCATATTTTTGGAGATGATTACGACACGCCTGATGGCACGTGCATTCGTGACTACATTCATGTGCTAGATTTAGTCGATGCTCATCTATTAGCGGTAGAAAAACTAAGAAACGGTGGGGAAAGCAACATATACAATTTAGGAAATGGCAACGGTTTTTCTGTAAAAGAAGTCATTGAGGCTGCACGACGCGTGACGGGACATCCGATTCCTGAAAAAGTTGTGCCGAGACGACCTGGAGATCCTGCGCGTTTAGTTGCTTCATCGGAAAAAGCAAAACGTGAACTTGGCTGGAAACCGTTATACACAACGATTGAAGAAATTGTTGCTTCAGCATGGGAGTGGCATCAAGCGAATCCGAACGGATATGAAGAGGTGTAA